DNA sequence from the Bacteroidales bacterium genome:
TCGAAGTTCTGCAAGAACAAGTGCATCAGCAATGATTTCAGCATTCTTCTCTAGAGCACCAGCATGAATAAAAATTTTTTTTATGATCTTCTTTAATTTTCCAGCTTCTATTCTCATTTTTTTATGTCAAAATTACTTTTTTATCTAAAAATGCACGTTCTCTTAAAGCTTTTAAAATATTTTATATGTTTGTAAAAAATGCTTGTCATTGGAATTGCTGGTGGAAGCGGTTCAGGAAAAACAACCGTCGTTCGAGCAATTATCGAAAAATTGAAAAATGCCGACATTAGTGTTCTGCCGCAGGATGCTTACTACAAAGACTTGACACACATTCCTCTAGAGGAAAGAAAAAAAGTAAACTTCGATCACCCTGATTCCATTGAATTTTCTCTTTTGTGCAAGCACATTTCACAACTGAAAAACAATCAACCCATCCAGCTGCCAAAGTACGATTATATTACCTGTACTCGTTCGCACGAAACCATTCCTGTTTTACCATCTAAAATTCTTATTATTGAAGGAATATTAATTTTTACTCACGAGGAATTAAGAAATCAAATAGACATTAAGGTTTACGTAGATGCAAATCCAGACGACCGATTGATTCGAATCATTCGTCGCGATACTATTGAGCGTGGAAGAACTTATCAACAAGCTCTTGAACACTACGAAAAATTTGTCAAACCCATGCATGAAGTCTTTATAGAACCTACCAAGCGTTTTGCCGACATCATCATTCCACAAGGTGGAGCTAATCAAATTGCCATCGATATCCTTACCCAATTTGTTAAACAAAAATTATTGTTCGATATAAATTAAACATTTCAATCAAAAATTTTTCAAGGACTTATTTTGTTTCTCCACGAAAAAATTTATTTCCAAACAAAAATCCTTTGTTACATGTTAGCAATCGACATGAGATTAAAAAACTAAAAAAATTCAACCATCAACCACTTTTATGAGTCAAAAAACTACACTTTTGATTTTTTAATTGCAAATTAACATGCTTTGGAATTAACTCTAAAATACTCGTTTCTTCTTAAACTGTGAACCAAAATTTTATGAAAATAAAACCACTCTTGCCCCTCATTCCTAACGAACGGGGTAAACTACATAATCATCCATATAATCCAATTGAACTGTATCACCTTTTTGTATTTCTCCAGCTAAAATCTTTTGAGCAAGAATATTTACAAGTTTTTGTTGTACGATACGCCTGATGGGTCTAGCTCCAAACTGTGGATCGTAACCTTCTTCGGCAATAGCTTCGACTAAATCATCAGTATAGGAAATTTCAATGTCTTGTTTCTTTAGTAATCTCTCAAGATATGCTAATTGTAAACGAACAATACTTTTAATTTCTTTCTTACTAAGTGGTTTGAACATAATTATTTCATCTACTCTATTTAGAAATTCTGGACGAAAGGTAGTTTTTATAACATGCATCACAGCATCACGTGCTTTTGCAAAAGTCTGTTCTTCCATACCGGGAATCATCTGATCGTAAATTTCT
Encoded proteins:
- the udk gene encoding uridine kinase codes for the protein MLVIGIAGGSGSGKTTVVRAIIEKLKNADISVLPQDAYYKDLTHIPLEERKKVNFDHPDSIEFSLLCKHISQLKNNQPIQLPKYDYITCTRSHETIPVLPSKILIIEGILIFTHEELRNQIDIKVYVDANPDDRLIRIIRRDTIERGRTYQQALEHYEKFVKPMHEVFIEPTKRFADIIIPQGGANQIAIDILTQFVKQKLLFDIN